In one Candidatus Hydrogenedentota bacterium genomic region, the following are encoded:
- the rhaT gene encoding L-rhamnose/proton symporter RhaT, translating to MAPNPFLGVILHAIGGLASASFYIPYRRVRHWAWESYWLAGGFFSWIIAPWVLALLIVPDVPQILAQTPLSVLFWAYFFGAMWGLGGLTFGLTMRYLGIALGMAIALGYCAAFGTLMPPIFDGKFASIVGETSGQVTLLGVAVCLAGIAVSGLAGMSKEKELPEEQKKAAIKEFNFFKGILVATFSGVMSASMSYGLAAGKPIAELALQHNAPPLFQNLPVLIVVLAGGFTTNFIWCVLLNVKNKSARDYIAPVSASDGVRVPLLSNYVFSAIAGTTWYLQFFFYSMGTTKMGKYDFSSWTLHMSSIIIFSTLWGIALREWKGTSPRTHVLIAIGLAVLIGSTVVVGYGNYLGNLAGH from the coding sequence GTGGCTCCGAATCCGTTTCTGGGGGTAATTCTGCACGCAATCGGCGGGCTCGCGTCCGCTAGTTTCTATATTCCGTATCGGCGTGTCCGGCATTGGGCATGGGAAAGCTACTGGTTGGCGGGTGGGTTCTTCTCGTGGATCATCGCACCGTGGGTTCTCGCCCTGCTCATTGTTCCGGATGTTCCGCAGATACTCGCCCAAACCCCGTTGAGTGTTCTTTTCTGGGCGTATTTCTTCGGGGCCATGTGGGGATTGGGCGGTCTGACGTTCGGCCTGACGATGCGTTACCTTGGCATCGCGCTCGGAATGGCCATCGCGCTTGGTTATTGCGCGGCGTTTGGCACCTTGATGCCGCCCATCTTCGACGGCAAGTTCGCAAGTATCGTCGGCGAGACGTCCGGTCAGGTTACATTGCTTGGCGTTGCCGTATGTCTCGCGGGCATTGCGGTCAGCGGCCTCGCGGGCATGTCCAAGGAAAAGGAACTTCCGGAAGAGCAGAAGAAGGCTGCTATCAAGGAGTTCAACTTCTTCAAGGGAATCCTTGTCGCCACCTTCTCCGGGGTCATGAGCGCTTCTATGTCCTATGGACTGGCGGCAGGCAAGCCCATCGCAGAACTGGCGCTCCAGCACAATGCGCCGCCGCTCTTTCAGAACCTCCCGGTGCTCATCGTCGTGTTGGCAGGTGGATTCACCACGAACTTCATCTGGTGCGTGCTCTTGAACGTCAAGAATAAGTCGGCCCGCGACTACATTGCGCCGGTTTCGGCTTCGGATGGCGTACGCGTGCCGCTGCTCTCGAACTACGTGTTCTCGGCGATTGCGGGCACGACGTGGTACCTCCAGTTTTTCTTCTATAGTATGGGAACGACCAAGATGGGGAAGTACGACTTCTCCAGTTGGACCCTGCACATGTCGAGTATTATTATCTTCAGCACGTTATGGGGCATCGCGTTGAGGGAGTGGAAGGGAACGAGTCCGCGCACGCATGTCCTCATTGCAATCGGGCTTGCCGTGCTCATCGGGTCCACGGTGGTTGTTGGTTACGGAAACTATCTCGGGAATCTCGCGGGGCATTAG